The following coding sequences are from one Sphingomonadaceae bacterium OTU29LAMAA1 window:
- a CDS encoding cation:proton antiporter, which translates to MHAMSPTEVFLLAILIIFTLPWLVWRVGRTDYWAPLVVVQIIGGILLGPGILGALFPDYYAFVFAAPTMGALNGIAWWSVMLFVWVAGLELDVGEAWKRRRETGITAGLALGVPLVAGALAAMVMLRFPGWRGGDGADWQVVLGIGMACAVTALPILVLLMEKLDILRAPLGQRVLRYASLDDIAIWGVLALILLDWERVGRQAGFLIGFAIATWAIRRLLRAINENDRWYVGLIWLAACGFAADWAGLHFMVGAFLAGAVLDAHWFGEERMDRFRATILLAIMPVYFLSTGLKTQWGVGGTAVFAAAALLLVASVGGKLAGIHLAGRVLKWPKGDAKAIGWLLQTKALIMIIFANILLDKHIITNETFTALLLMAVASTMLTIPIVAPMLNRDPGLRKRGF; encoded by the coding sequence ATGCACGCGATGTCACCGACGGAGGTCTTCCTCCTCGCGATCCTCATCATCTTCACGCTGCCGTGGCTGGTCTGGCGGGTCGGGCGGACCGATTACTGGGCGCCGCTTGTCGTGGTGCAGATCATCGGTGGCATCCTGCTCGGGCCCGGCATCCTCGGCGCGCTGTTCCCGGACTATTACGCCTTCGTCTTCGCCGCGCCGACGATGGGCGCGCTCAACGGCATCGCCTGGTGGTCGGTGATGCTGTTCGTCTGGGTCGCCGGGCTGGAACTCGACGTCGGCGAAGCATGGAAGCGACGGCGCGAGACCGGCATCACCGCGGGCCTCGCATTGGGCGTGCCGCTCGTCGCCGGCGCACTCGCCGCGATGGTGATGCTGCGTTTCCCCGGCTGGCGCGGGGGCGACGGGGCCGACTGGCAGGTGGTGCTGGGTATCGGCATGGCGTGCGCGGTCACCGCCCTCCCCATCCTCGTGCTGCTGATGGAAAAGCTCGACATCCTGCGCGCGCCGCTGGGCCAGCGCGTGCTGCGCTACGCCAGCCTCGACGATATCGCGATCTGGGGCGTGCTGGCGCTGATCCTGCTCGACTGGGAACGCGTCGGGCGACAGGCGGGCTTCCTCATCGGCTTCGCGATCGCGACCTGGGCGATCCGCAGGCTGCTGCGCGCGATCAACGAGAACGACCGCTGGTACGTCGGGCTGATCTGGCTCGCGGCCTGCGGGTTCGCGGCGGACTGGGCCGGGCTGCACTTCATGGTCGGCGCGTTCCTGGCGGGTGCAGTGCTCGACGCGCATTGGTTCGGCGAGGAGCGGATGGACCGTTTCCGCGCCACCATCCTGCTCGCGATCATGCCGGTCTATTTCCTCTCGACCGGGCTCAAGACGCAATGGGGCGTCGGCGGCACCGCGGTCTTCGCCGCCGCCGCGCTGCTGCTGGTCGCCTCGGTCGGCGGCAAGCTCGCCGGCATCCACCTCGCGGGCCGCGTCCTCAAATGGCCGAAGGGCGATGCGAAGGCGATCGGCTGGCTGCTCCAGACCAAGGCGCTGATCATGATCATCTTCGCCAACATCCTGCTCGACAAACACATCATCACCAACGAAACCTTCACCGCCCTGCTGCTGATGGCGGTGGCGAGCACGATGCTGACGATCCCGATCGTCGCGCCGATGTTGAATCGCGATCCGGGCTTGCGCAAGCGGGGGTTTTGA